The Candidatus Binatia bacterium region GGCGACGGTGTCGTTCTCCGACACCACGATGTACGTCGTCCTCGTCGATGGACGAGAGCTCGGTGTTCCCCTTGCGTGGTTCCCACGCCTGTCTGCCGCAACCGCCGAGCAACGTCGAGCTGTCGAGCTACTCGACCACGGAGTCGAGCTTCGCTGGGAGGAGATCGACGAAGATATCTCTGTTCCCAATCTTCTCGGCGTCCCTTACGAGAACTCTTGAGGGGACGGTGCGCGGGACGTCAGGCCTTAGAC contains the following coding sequences:
- a CDS encoding DUF2442 domain-containing protein — translated: MGTSARRLDFEAEPPRAATVSFSDTTMYVVLVDGRELGVPLAWFPRLSAATAEQRRAVELLDHGVELRWEEIDEDISVPNLLGVPYENS